The genomic DNA GGCGAGATCGTTTCCGGAATCTCCAGCGAAAAGAACGGACTCTTTGGGGTAGTCGAAAAACTGTGTCCACCAATCGAGGGCGTACGCTTTCGAGACATTCTGCGGCAACAGGTCAATCAGTCCGTCACCATTAAAAGGGTCGGCACTCGATATTAATGAGTAGGGGGCCGACGACTCTCTCAGCAGTTGCCTGATTTGTTCAGAGATCTCGATTCGGTTTGCATCATCACAATAATAACTCAGCTTGAACTCACCCTGTTTCTCATCTTCCTGCCGGCGAAGTCCGGGGAGATCTTTCAAGAGCGAATCAAGTGCACCTAGAGGCAAAGATTGCGTCAGGGAAAACAATTGTTTTCGGTAGTCAGCTTGCTGTTCGAAAGTCCCCTCAGGGGTCCGTTGCATCACGGTTGTCCCGACATCACAGATTACCCAATTCGGGAGAGGCAGTTGGTAAGATTCGATGGCATCAGTCACCGATTCGAAGTGCCGGCCTGTGACATAAAGCAGTTCAATCTGAGTGCGATCCAGCTCATTTTTCAGTAATTGAAGGTCTCGGAGGTTCTCCTGATGACCCTGCAGTGGAATCAATGTTCCATCAAGATCCGTCGCCAGGGCTTGTTTCATGAGTCAAATTCTGCATTATTAGAAGAGGAAGGTCGTTGAATGTTTTCTTCGGCCTACTTGATCAGGCTTATTTGAGTCAGGCTGAGTTGAGAATGTCCCGTGGTAGAGAATGTCTGGCTCTGCCTCGTGCACTCATCAAGTTAAGAATCAGGCAAATTTTATCAAGGAGGCAATAAGAACCTTTTGGAGAACCGAATCAATGAGAGATCATCTCCGAGATCACGTCCAGTGAAGTGATCTTTCTCAATATGGAGCTTCTCAGCGCTTGAGAAGCCAGGTTGATAGATCAGTTTCCGTTGTTAGATCAGTTCCCATAGTGAGGTTGAGTTCCTCTCCGCAAACCACTGTCATGAATCGCTTTCTCATTGTACGAGAGGCTCAGTCCAGGTTTTCGGATCAGCTCTTAATGAAGAATCATGAATAAAAATTCAAACACGAAGTCTTCAAACGATTCTCAGAAATCAAAGATCACTTTGATCAGCCTACATGGTCTTATTCGAGGGGACAACCCAGAACTCGGCAGAGATGCCGACACTGGCGGTCAGGTCATCTATGTGTTGGAGTTAGCACGTGAACTTGCAAAACACCCTGATGTCCGCGAGGTTGAACTGCTGACCCGACAGATCGTCGATGACAAAGTCAGCTCGGATTATGCACAACTCGAGGAGCAAATCGCAGAAAACGCCAAGATTGTGCGTATCCCATTTGGACCAAAAAAATACTTGCGCAAGGAACTTCTGTGGCCGTACATTGAAGTTTTTACTGACCAAACCCTCAGCTACTTCAAACGCACTGGATTGCCCGACATTATTCATGGTCACTACGCAGATGCGGGCTTGGCCGGTGCGCGTCTCGCTCGATTGCTGCACATTCCCTACATCTTTACCGGTCATTCACTTGGTCGCGTCAAGAAAGAGAGACTCTTGGCGAAAGGTTCGAACCCAGAGACGATCGAGAAAAAATACAACATCTCTACACGAATCGAAGCAGAAGAGGTCGCTCTGGAAACCGCAACGATGGTGGTGACCAGTACGTCACAGGAAGTTGAAGAACAGTACAAACTTTACGAACAGTATGATCCCAGTCGCATGGAAGTGATTCCGCCCGGAGTGGATCTGACGAACTTTTCTCCCACGGCAAACTCTTCAGTCGGAAGCGTTCGTACCAAGGTCGGACGATTTTTGAGTGACCTGGAGAAACCGATCATTTTGACGATTGCACGTCTGGATGAACGCAAGAATCTCGAAACACTGGTTCGTGTGTTTGGTCAAAGTGAACGATTGCGAGAAGTGGCGAACCTGGTCGTCGTCTTGGGGACTCGGGAAAAGCTCGCTAATTTAACAAAGCCAGAGCGTCGAATCTTCGACAATGTTCTCTCTCTGATTGACGACTACGACCTCTACGGGAGCATTGCTTATCCGAAGACACTTGCTCCCGGAGAAGTTCCGGAGTTCTATCGTCTTGCAGCTTCAACTCAAGGCGTGTTTGTAAACCCTGCACTCACCGAACCGTTCGGTCTCACTCTTTTAGAGGCTGCCGGAACTGGGCTTCCTATTGTCGCAACCAACGACGGAGGGCCACGCGATATTATTGAAAATTGTCAAAACGGACTGCTCATTGACCCGCTCGATGAAGAGGATATCGAACATGCTCTGCTGCGAATTTTGACAGATTCCGAGCAGTGGGAGGAGTTTTCGAAACAGGGAATTGCGGGAGCTCACAAGCATTATTCATGGTCCAATCACGCAGACCGATACCTGCGAGATCTTAAGGACATTTTGAAGTATTCAGAAAAACCGGTTCTCGCATCATCATTCCCAAAGCGACGACTTCCAACATTTGATCGCCTCATTATCACCGATCTGGATAACACACTCACTGGAGATGAAGAGGCAGTCCGAGAGTTCACGAAAATTCTTGAGGAGAACGACAAGATCGGATTCGGAATCGCTACGGGACGGACATTATCGAACGCCCTTGAATTGATTCACAAACTCAAACTCCCAATGCCCGATGTCTTGGACACATCAGTGGGGACTGCCTTGCATTATGGAGAGGATCAAATCGAGGACAGCAGCTGGCGACGGCAAATTGATTTCAACTGGAAGCCTGACGAAATTCGGAAGGTGCTGGAGGATGTCCCCGGTCTCATTCTGCAATCTGCTGAAAATCAATCTGATTTCAAAATCAGCTTTGAAATCGATACGGCATTGGCTCCCAAAGCGGCAGTCATTCGGAAAATTCTTCGTCAAGCCAAGCTGCGAGCAAACCTCATTTTTTCATTGGGGATGTATTTGGATGTGATTCCTGTCCGGGGAGGAAGTGGCAATACTTTGCGACACTTACTTTACAAATGGGGGTTTGCACCGGAACAGGTTTTAGTCGCTGGGGACTCTGGTAACGACGAAGGGATGCTCAAGGGCAGGACATTGGGTGTTGTCGTCGGTAATCACAGCCCTGAACTTAACAAACTTAAAAAATTGCCTCGAATCTACTTTGCAAAAGCTGAACACGCGCATGGTATCATAGAAGGCATTCAGTACTACAATTTCTTAGACCACATCACAATTCCGAATGACGATCTCGAATAACGTCCCCGGGATCGAAGATCTCAAGCTTGAAGCCGAACTCAGCCTCCAAAGAATTTGGCCTCGCGTTTGTTCCATTTGGGAGCAAGCGGGGCATGAGCCTGCTGACCGCCGTGCTTTTGAGGAGCGGTTCAGGAACTCCTGGCCTCGAATCTTCGATCTTGCTTACCGATTATATGGAACTCGGTACGATTTCTTCTATCACCTGGAAGATATCGCGCGCGTTGCTGCGCAGGCCTGGGCAGATCGCCCTGCTCATTTGTTAAAGACAGATCAGGCGCGGATCTACGACGATTCCTGGTTTCAGTCTGAGCAAATGGTCGGAGGCGCACTCTATGTCGATCTGTTCAGCGAGAACCTCGGCAAGCTCCGTCAAAGTATTGATTACTTCAAGAAGCTGGGTGTGACTTATCTGCACCTGATGCCACTTTTTGCGGTGCGTCCCGGGAACAATGATGGCGGATACGCGATCAGCAACTACCGTTCTGTCGATCCACGGCTTGGAACAATTGAAGATCTGCAACTTCTCGCCAGTGAACTTCACGAGTCAGGGATCGCACTTGCGCTCGATTTCGTTTTCAACCATACCGCCGATGACCACGAATGGGCAAAGCAGGCACAGGCCGGTGTTCGAGAGTTTCAACAATACTACTACCTCTTCGAAGACCGTACTCTGCCAGATCAATACGAACAGACCTTGCGAGAAATCTTCCCGACCGAATCGCGAGGGAATTTCACCTGGCATGACGGGATGCAGCGTTGGGTCTGGACGACATTCAACAGCTTTCAATGGGATCTGAATTACCATAACCCGGCGGTGTTCTGTTCGATGCTGGAAGAGATGCTCTTTCTGGCGAACATGGGCGTCGATATTCTGCGTTTGGATGCGGTGGCATTTATCTGGAAGCAGATGGGCACAAGTTGCGAAAACCTCCCGGAAGCGCACATTCTCATTCAGGCGTACAACGCCATCGTTCATCTTGTTTGTCCAGGGATGGTCTTCAAATCGGAAGCCATCGTCGCGCCCGATGACGTCCTCACGTATGTCTCACCTCAGGAGTGTCAGCTTTCCTACAATCCAACATTGATGGCGTTGTTGTGGGAGTCGCTGGCAACGCGCGAAGTCAAACTCCTCAATCGCTCGCTGTCTCATCGTCACAAAATTCCCAGTGGAACGGCGTGGGTCAATTACCTGCGATGTCATGATGATATTGGCTGGACGTTCGATGATGGCGATGCCGCCGCTGTTGGAATCAACGGATACGACCATCGGCAGTTTCTGAATAAATTTTACACCGGTCAGTATCCAGAATCTTTCGCTCGTGGAGTTCCGTTTCAGTACAACGCTGATACCGGAGACATGCGTATCTCGGGGACAATGGCCTCGCTGGCTGGGCTCGAACAGGCGTTCAGCAGGAACGATGACACGCTGAAAGAGTTGGCTGTGAATCGAATCTTGTTACTTCATGGAATTACTCTGAGCATCGGCGGCATTCCGTTGCTGTACATCGGAGAAGAGTGGGGGCTTCTGAATGACTACGATTTTGTACAAGACCCGGCAAAATCGAGTGACACCCGCTGGATTCATCGTCCCAAAATGAAATGGGATTATCTGCAGGATCTTCAACTGCCGGAGAATTCGAACGGGCAGGGGGGGATGGTTCATACCAACCTGTACAACTCAATCCGTCGACTGATCCATTTGCGGAAAGTGGCCCCCGCCTTTGCAGGTCAACAGATGGAACTGATTTCCTCTGGGAACCCGCATGTTCTGGGATTCGTTCGCCACTCTGCAGAAG from Thalassoglobus polymorphus includes the following:
- a CDS encoding HAD-IIB family hydrolase, producing the protein MKQALATDLDGTLIPLQGHQENLRDLQLLKNELDRTQIELLYVTGRHFESVTDAIESYQLPLPNWVICDVGTTVMQRTPEGTFEQQADYRKQLFSLTQSLPLGALDSLLKDLPGLRRQEDEKQGEFKLSYYCDDANRIEISEQIRQLLRESSAPYSLISSADPFNGDGLIDLLPQNVSKAYALDWWTQFFDYPKESVLFAGDSGNDLAALTAGYRSILVGNAAREVVEEVIQINKELGFHDRLFLAESSATSGVLNGCHHFEIFSKRSDLNTKNP
- a CDS encoding HAD-IIB family hydrolase, coding for MNKNSNTKSSNDSQKSKITLISLHGLIRGDNPELGRDADTGGQVIYVLELARELAKHPDVREVELLTRQIVDDKVSSDYAQLEEQIAENAKIVRIPFGPKKYLRKELLWPYIEVFTDQTLSYFKRTGLPDIIHGHYADAGLAGARLARLLHIPYIFTGHSLGRVKKERLLAKGSNPETIEKKYNISTRIEAEEVALETATMVVTSTSQEVEEQYKLYEQYDPSRMEVIPPGVDLTNFSPTANSSVGSVRTKVGRFLSDLEKPIILTIARLDERKNLETLVRVFGQSERLREVANLVVVLGTREKLANLTKPERRIFDNVLSLIDDYDLYGSIAYPKTLAPGEVPEFYRLAASTQGVFVNPALTEPFGLTLLEAAGTGLPIVATNDGGPRDIIENCQNGLLIDPLDEEDIEHALLRILTDSEQWEEFSKQGIAGAHKHYSWSNHADRYLRDLKDILKYSEKPVLASSFPKRRLPTFDRLIITDLDNTLTGDEEAVREFTKILEENDKIGFGIATGRTLSNALELIHKLKLPMPDVLDTSVGTALHYGEDQIEDSSWRRQIDFNWKPDEIRKVLEDVPGLILQSAENQSDFKISFEIDTALAPKAAVIRKILRQAKLRANLIFSLGMYLDVIPVRGGSGNTLRHLLYKWGFAPEQVLVAGDSGNDEGMLKGRTLGVVVGNHSPELNKLKKLPRIYFAKAEHAHGIIEGIQYYNFLDHITIPNDDLE
- a CDS encoding alpha-amylase family glycosyl hydrolase translates to MTISNNVPGIEDLKLEAELSLQRIWPRVCSIWEQAGHEPADRRAFEERFRNSWPRIFDLAYRLYGTRYDFFYHLEDIARVAAQAWADRPAHLLKTDQARIYDDSWFQSEQMVGGALYVDLFSENLGKLRQSIDYFKKLGVTYLHLMPLFAVRPGNNDGGYAISNYRSVDPRLGTIEDLQLLASELHESGIALALDFVFNHTADDHEWAKQAQAGVREFQQYYYLFEDRTLPDQYEQTLREIFPTESRGNFTWHDGMQRWVWTTFNSFQWDLNYHNPAVFCSMLEEMLFLANMGVDILRLDAVAFIWKQMGTSCENLPEAHILIQAYNAIVHLVCPGMVFKSEAIVAPDDVLTYVSPQECQLSYNPTLMALLWESLATREVKLLNRSLSHRHKIPSGTAWVNYLRCHDDIGWTFDDGDAAAVGINGYDHRQFLNKFYTGQYPESFARGVPFQYNADTGDMRISGTMASLAGLEQAFSRNDDTLKELAVNRILLLHGITLSIGGIPLLYIGEEWGLLNDYDFVQDPAKSSDTRWIHRPKMKWDYLQDLQLPENSNGQGGMVHTNLYNSIRRLIHLRKVAPAFAGQQMELISSGNPHVLGFVRHSAEGRVIVFGNFSEEEQPVSGNVVRTAGLGRFFEELISETTVGTSEEVILGPYQVMWLRRV